One genomic region from Mastacembelus armatus chromosome 21, fMasArm1.2, whole genome shotgun sequence encodes:
- the LOC113123820 gene encoding olfactory receptor 11A1-like, protein MDNNLNITYITIDAYVELNKYRFVYFVIMFTAYILIICFNSTIVCLIVIHKNLHEPMYIFIAALLMNSVLFSTATYPKILFDVLSEKQIISYSACLFQWFITYSLGGSEFLLLAAMSYDRYVSICKPLQYPTIMTKTNICILVVVAWILPAGQFAVPIGLSADTKLCKYYFKGILCNSTVYKLHCEISAVLNIYGLICLINILFLPVLFVLFTYIRIFIISYQSGREVRRKAAQTCLPHLIVLINFSCLNTFDVLLLQLENDFPTIVRLIMTLQVIVYHPLFNPVIYGLKMTEIYKRLNRLFCPGKRG, encoded by the coding sequence atggataataacctaaatataacatatataactattgatgcatatgtggaactgaacaaatatagatttgtttattttgtgatcatgtttacagcatatattctaataatctgctttaattctactattgtgtgtctgatagtgattcacaaaaacctccatgagcctatgtacattttcattgcagctttgttaatgaactctgttcttttcagcactgccaCCTACCCAAAGATTTTGTTTGATGtcttatctgaaaaacagatcatatcatattcagcctgtctctttcagtggtTTATAActtattctttaggtggttcagagtttttactgttggcagccatgtcctatgacaggtatgtgtctatatgtaaacctctgcagtatccaactatcatgacaaaaacaaacatttgtattttagtggttgtagcttggattctgcctgctggtcagtttgCAGTGCCAATTGGTCTGAGTGCTGATACTAAACTGTGTAAGTATTATTTCAAAGGAATACTTTGCAACAGCACAGTTTATAAACTACACTGTGAGATTTCAGCAGTACTTAATATATATGGTCTGATTTGtctaattaacattttatttctccctgtgcttttcgtcctctttacctacataaggatatttataatcagcTATcaaagtggtagagaagtcaggagaaaagctgcacagacttgtttacctcacctgattgttctaatcaacttttcctgtttgaatacatttgatgtacttcttCTACAACTGGAAAATGATTTTCCAACAATTGTGCGTTTAATAATGACATTGCAAGTGATAGTGTATCATCCTCTCTTTAATCCAgttatatatggactaaaaatgacaGAGATTTATAAACGTCTAAATAGGTTGTTCTGTCCAGGAAAGAGAGGCTAA
- the LOC113123001 gene encoding olfactory receptor 11A1-like, giving the protein MDNNLNVTYLTLDGYVEVHKYKYLYFVIMFTAYILIICFNSTIVCLIVIHKNLHEPMYIFIAALLMNSVLLSTALYPKILTDVLSEKQVISYSACLFQWFIYFFLARSEFLLLAAMAYDRYVSICKPLQYPTIMTKTNICIVLLVAWLLPFCQTAVPVVLSADAKLCNFNFKGIICSSTVYKLHCALSRVLYVYGLVALVNLIILPVLFILFTYIRIFIITYRSGREVRRKAAQTCLPHLFVLINYSCSFGFDIFVARLETDFPTTVRLIMTLQVILYHPIINPIIYGLKMKEIYKELRKLFCPGKII; this is encoded by the coding sequence ATGGATAATAActtaaatgtgacatatttaacTCTTGATGGTTATGTGGAAgttcacaaatacaaatatctttattttgtgatcatgtttacagcatatattttaataatttgctttaattctactattgtgtgtctgatagtgattcacaaaaacctccatgagcctatgtacattttcattgcagctttgttaatgaactctgttcttctcagcactgctctttacccaaagattttaactgatgttttatctgaaaaacaggtcatatcatattcagcatgtctctttcagtggtttatatatttctttctgGCCCGTTCCGAGTTTTTATtgttggcagccatggcctatgacaggtatgtgtctatatgtaaacctctgcagtatccaactatcatgacaaaaacaaacatctgtattgtCCTGCTTGTAGCTTGGCTTCTGCCTTTTTGTCAGACAGCAGTGCCAGTTGTTCTAAGTGCTGATGCTAAACTCTGTAACTTTAATTTCAAAGGAATCAtttgcagcagcacagtttACAAGCTTCACTGTGCACTATCCAGAGTATTATATGTATATGGCTTGGTTGCATTGGTAAATCTCATAATTCTCCCTgtacttttcattctttttacctacataaggatatttataatcacctatcgaagtggtagagaagtcaggagaaaagctgcacagacctgtttacctcacctgttTGTTCTAATCAATTATTCATGTTCATTTGGATTTGATATATTTGTAGCTCGactggaaactgattttccaacAACCGTGCGTTTAATTATGACATTACAAGTGATTTTGTATCATCCCATCATTAATCCAATCAtttatggactaaaaatgaaagaaatttataaagagctcaggaaattgttctgtccaggtaaaataaTCTAA
- the LOC113123002 gene encoding olfactory receptor 6N2-like has product MDNNLNVTYLTLDGYVEVHKYRYLYFVIMFTAYILIICSNSTIVCLIVIHKNLHQPMYIFIAALLMNSVLLSTAAYPKILTDVLSEKQIISYSACLFQWYIYYSLGCSEFFLLAAMAYDRYVSICKPLQYPTIMRKTNIFILLVVAWTLPACTFAAPIVVSSNIKLCNFKFKGIICSSSVLKYHCVISRVLYIYGIIVLVNLVFLPVLFILFTYIRIFIITYRNGREVRRKAAQTCLPHLFVLINYSCLFGFDILIARLETNFPTIVHLIMSLQVILNHPLFNPIIYGLKMKEIYKHLRKLFCLGKIV; this is encoded by the coding sequence ATGGATAATAActtaaatgtgacatatttaacTCTTGATGGTTATGTGGaagttcacaaatacagatatctttattttgtgatcatgtttacagcatatattctaataatctgcagtaattctactattgtgtgtctgatagtgattcacaaaaacctccatcagcctatgtatattttcattgcagctttgttaatgaactctgttcttctcagcaCTGCTGCCTACCCAAagattttaactgatgttttatctgaaaaacagatcatatcatattcagctTGTCTCTTTCAGTGGTATATATATTATTCTCTGGGCTGTTCAGAGTTTTTcctgttggcagccatggcctatgacaggtatgtgtctatatgtaaacctctgcagtatccaactatcatgaggaaaacaaacatctttattttactggttgtagcttggacCCTGCCTGCTTGTACATTTGCAGCCCCAATAGTAGTCAGTTCTAATATTAAACTGTGTAACTTTAAATTCAAAGGAATAATTTGCAGCAGTTCAGTTTTGAAATATCACTGTGTGATATCAAGAGTATTGTATATATATGGCATCATTGTTTTGGTAAATCTTGtatttctccctgtgcttttcatcctctttacctacataaggatatttataatcacctatcgaaatggcagagaagtcaggagaaaagctgcacagacctgtttacctcacctgttTGTTCTAATCAATTATTCATGTCTGTTTGGATTTGATATACTTATAGCTCGACTAGAGACAAATTTTCCAACAATTGTGCATTTAATAATGTCGTTACAAGTAATTTTGaatcatcctcttttcaatccaatcatatatggactaaaaatgaaagaaatttataaacacctcaggaaattgttctgtctaggtaaaatagtctaa